One Delphinus delphis chromosome 3, mDelDel1.2, whole genome shotgun sequence genomic region harbors:
- the SMIM7 gene encoding small integral membrane protein 7 — MIGDILLFGTLLMNAGAVLNFKLKKKDTQGFGEESREPSTGDNIREFLLSLRYFRIFIALWNVFMMFCMIVLFGS; from the exons ATGATCGGGGACATCCTGCTGTTTGG GACGCTGTTGATGAACGCCGGGGCGGTGCTCAACTTTAAGCT gaaaaagaagGACACGCAAGGCTTTGGGGAGGAGTCGAGGGAGCCCAGCACAG GTGACAACATCCGGGAGTTCTTGCTGAGCCTCAGATATTTTCGAATCTTCATCGCCCTATGGAATGTCTTCATGATGTTCTGCATGATCGT GCTCTTTGGCTCCTGA